Proteins found in one Pempheris klunzingeri isolate RE-2024b chromosome 6, fPemKlu1.hap1, whole genome shotgun sequence genomic segment:
- the ttc14 gene encoding tetratricopeptide repeat protein 14, which translates to MDRDLLRQCLTYHGESLFNKLKCEQTENPDFQAVVSDLCKATYESRSEGQGSLLVEQFIARKADILFCPAWKTATHQQEEHEEEEEEAAEPYAIMPPLELFMEVSYEDRRVMIYRDLERGDIVVGRINNIREYGFFLTLICTAGGLKREIEDLELSALCHIREIPSSGSHDDPLSYYQIGDFIRAAVKDIDRYQEKITVSLHQASLSPSVDHVKLGVVPREELPIHYSRSVRAAADSSETYECILRSCHGYHNPSVVDYLLEKVGVSDTHPPSMMRGLQSKLFQEEDFASAIRKKQSASWALKCVRAGVDHFKHGRHVEAMNEYNKALDIDTKNVEALVARGALYANKGSIMKAITDFEVALENCPDHRNAKKYLCQTLVERGKQLEEQEKLVTAEGLYRRALTLDDSNPEAQEALHKITDTIQKSIRLREEALAKKEVKATSSQTSAEKLRKILKEEKRMKKKRKRSASSSSSASTSSRSSSSSSSSSSSRRRSKKKKKKRRRSERGSKRHRRISSRESRKSEEGKSKKDQKEEEEDEVEWFPAPPNTSATFLNQRGGPGFGERVGEEVEERDADDRRICQLYSLSAASDNEESDSSRRERKRRDREEGKTGRSKNSMSGSPEREERVSRERGTEDNRKDRRDSDSKRRSSLDESRKRKVSCSSAESEYSRKSSFKSEYVGNCGSASKHLESSMRHKRNSFDGGTYEQRGREDNRRVEEAKREKNDRKGKAEEERSRSEGGNGTRSEAGNHNKQEGLMSGERPKKDLPSNLLNIFNQIAQFEKEKGVRPK; encoded by the exons ATGGACAGAGATTTGCTGAGGCAGTGTCTGACTTATCACGGAGAATCATTGTTcaacaaactgaaatgtgagCAGACAGAAAACCCAGACTTCCAGGCTGTGGTGTCGGACCTGTGCAAGGCCACGTATGAAAG CAGGAGTGAAGGGCAGGGCAGCCTCCTTGTGGAGCAGTTCATTGCCAGGAAGGCCGACATCCTTTTCTGCCCAGCATGGAAAACCGCCACGCATCAACAAGAGGagcacgaggaggaggaggaggaggctgcag AGCCTTATGCCATCATGCCGCCACTGGAGCTGTTCATGGAGGTGTCTTATGAGGACAGAAGAGTCATGATCTACAGGGACTTGGAAAGAGGAGACATCGTGGTGGGCAGGATCAACAACATTAGAGAATACGGCTTCTTTCTCACTCTGATTTGCACGGCCGGAGGACTGAAGAGAGAAATCGAAGACCTGGAGTTGTCT GCTCTCTGTCACATCAGAGAAATTCCCTCCTCTGGCAGCCATGATGATCCTCTGTCCTACTACCAGATCGGGGACTTCATCAGAG CTGCGGTGAAAGACATCGACCGCTACCAGGAGAAGATCACGGTTTCCCTCCACCAggcgtctctctctcccagcgTGGATCACGTCAAACTGGGTGTGGTTCCCCGTGAGGAGCTGCCTATACATTACAG tcGTAGCGTTCGTGCAGCCGCTGACTCCAGTGAAACGTATGAGTGCATACTGAggagttgccatggttaccacAACCCCTCTGTGGTGGACTACCTGCTGGAGAAGGTGGGCGTTAGTGACACCCACCCACCATCCATGATGAGAGGACTGCAGAG TAAACTTTTCCAGGAGGAGGATTTTGCCTCTGCAATCCGGAAGAAGCAGTCTGCATCATGGGCCTTGAAGTG CGTCCGTGCAGGTGTCGATCACTTCAAACATGGCCGTCACGTGGAAGCCATGAATGAATACAACAAAGCCTTGGACATCGACACCAAAAATGTGGAAGCTCTGGTGGCACGTGGAGCTCT CTATGCTAACAAAGGCAGCATCATGAAAGCTATAACGGACTTTGAAGTGGCCCTGGAGAACTGTCCAGATCACCGCAACGCCAAGAAGTACCTCTGCCAGACGCTggtggagagaggaaaaca gcTTGAAGAACAGGAGAAACTAGTGACAGCGGAGGGATTGTACCGGAGGGCTCTGACTCTCGATGACTCGAACCCTGAGGCGCAGGAGGCCCTGCACAAGATCACAGACACCATACAG AAATCGATTCGCCTGCGTGAAGAAGCGCTGGCTAAGAAGGAGGTTAAAGCCACGAGCAGCCAGACCAGCGCTGAGAAATTGCGTAAGATCttaaaagaggagaagag GATGAAGAAAAAACGTAAGAGAtcagcctcttcctcttcatcagccTCTACTTCCTCCAGgagctcctcttcttcctcatcgtCGTCCTCCTCTCGCAGGAGgtccaaaaagaagaaaaagaagaggaggaggtctgaGCGGGGAAGTAAGCGCCATCGCAGGATCTCCTCACGGGAGAGCCGGAAGAGTGAGGAGGGTAAGAGCAAGAAAGAccagaaggaggaagaggaggacgaggtggAGTGGTTTCCCGCTCCTCCCAACACCTCCGCCACTTTTCTCAACCAGAGGGGAGGCCCGGGGTTtggagagagggtgggggaggaggtggaggagagggatgcAGACGACAGAAGGATCTGCCAGCTGTATTCTCTGTCGGCAGCTTCAGACAATGAAGAGTCTGACTCCTCGCgcagagaaaggaagagaagggacagagaggagggcaaGACGGGGAGAAGCAAAAACAGTATGAGCGGGAGCCcagaaagggaggagagggtgagcagggagagagggacggAGGATAACAggaaagacaggagagacagcGACTCCAAGAGGAGGAGTAGCTTAGAcgagagcaggaagaggaaagtGTCCTGCTCGTCGGCCGAGTCTGAGTATTCACGGAAGTCCAGTTTCAAGTCAGAATATGTAGGGAACTGTGGTTCGGCCTCCAAACACTTGGAGAGTAGCATGAGACACAAGAGGAACTCCTTCGATGGCGGTACGTatgagcagagagggagggaggacaatCGGAGGGTAGAAGAggcaaaaagagagaagaacGACAGAAAGGggaaagcagaggaagagcGCAGCAGGTCAGAGGGAGGAAACGGTACAAGATCAGAAGCTGGAAATCATAACAAGCAGGAAGGTTTGATGTCAGGAGAAAGGCCTAAAAAGGACCTCCCATCGAACCTCTTAAATATTTTCAATCAGATTGCCCAGTttgagaaggagaaaggagtCAGGCCTAAATAA